From the Leifsonia sp. AG29 genome, one window contains:
- the erpA gene encoding iron-sulfur cluster insertion protein ErpA yields the protein MTDTTLTATKAHGVGLTDQAAAKVKSLLEQEGRDDLRLRVAVQPGGCSGLIYQLYFDERMLDGDATVDFDGVEVIVDKMSVPYLDGATIDFEDTIQKQGFTIDNPNATGSCACGDSFH from the coding sequence ATGACCGACACAACGCTGACCGCGACCAAGGCTCACGGCGTCGGCCTGACCGACCAAGCGGCGGCCAAGGTCAAGAGCCTGCTCGAGCAGGAGGGGCGCGACGACCTCCGTCTCCGCGTCGCCGTCCAGCCCGGCGGATGCTCCGGTCTGATCTACCAGCTGTACTTCGACGAGCGCATGCTCGACGGGGACGCGACCGTCGACTTCGACGGGGTGGAGGTCATCGTCGACAAGATGAGCGTGCCCTATCTCGACGGCGCCACCATCGACTTCGAGGACACCATCCAGAAGCAGGGCTTCACGATCGACAACCCCAACGCGACCGGTTCCTGCGCCTGCGGCGACAGCTTCCACTGA
- a CDS encoding dipeptidase, giving the protein MTDSQQTLSEHEGTEAAAVDARVREAVETGLPSAIADLSRLVRIPSVSWSAFDPQNVVRSAEAVAALLEETGVFDSVEIKRAPIGAGEELGQPAVLASRPARGGRPTVLLYAHHDVQPQGADEGWDTPPFEPTVRGDRLYGRGAADDKAGVMAHVASVRAIVEALGADFDLGLAVFIEGEEEFGSRSFAAFLEQNKEALAADVIIVADSDNVDVDTPGLTVSLRGNVTFKLTVSTLEHASHSGMYGGAAPDAMLAMVKLLATLHDDEGSVAVEGLSSYDDAPEPPEFGEEQLREDAALLPGVSSIGTGPILSRLWSKPTVTVTGIDAPSVANASNTLLPSVAVRVSARIAPGQPAAEAYAALEAHLRAHAPFGAHVAIDDVDLGDPFLVDTAGWAATEAKRAMADAWGADAVETGIGGSIPFIADLVREFPGAQILVTGVEDPDTRAHSPNESLHLGVFKRAVLAEALLLARLDGRTLS; this is encoded by the coding sequence ATGACTGACTCCCAGCAGACCCTTTCCGAGCACGAAGGCACCGAGGCCGCGGCCGTCGACGCGCGCGTCCGCGAGGCCGTCGAGACCGGACTCCCGTCGGCGATCGCCGACCTGTCCCGTCTCGTCCGGATCCCCTCGGTGTCCTGGTCGGCCTTCGACCCTCAGAACGTCGTGAGGAGCGCCGAGGCGGTCGCCGCGCTGCTCGAGGAGACGGGGGTGTTCGACTCGGTCGAGATCAAGCGGGCGCCGATCGGCGCGGGGGAGGAGCTCGGCCAGCCCGCGGTCCTCGCCTCCCGCCCGGCGCGAGGCGGTCGTCCGACCGTCCTGCTGTACGCCCACCACGACGTCCAGCCGCAGGGCGCGGACGAGGGCTGGGACACGCCGCCGTTCGAGCCCACGGTCCGCGGCGACCGCCTGTACGGCCGGGGCGCGGCCGACGACAAGGCCGGAGTGATGGCGCACGTCGCCTCCGTGCGGGCGATCGTCGAGGCGCTGGGCGCCGACTTCGATCTGGGGCTCGCCGTCTTCATCGAGGGCGAGGAGGAGTTCGGCTCGCGCTCCTTCGCGGCGTTCCTCGAGCAGAACAAGGAGGCGCTCGCCGCCGACGTGATCATCGTCGCCGACTCCGACAACGTGGATGTCGACACCCCGGGCCTGACCGTGTCCCTGCGCGGGAACGTGACCTTCAAGCTGACCGTGTCGACCCTCGAGCACGCCTCGCACTCCGGCATGTACGGGGGTGCGGCGCCGGACGCCATGCTGGCGATGGTGAAGCTCCTCGCGACGCTCCACGACGACGAGGGGTCCGTCGCCGTCGAGGGCCTCAGCTCGTACGACGACGCTCCGGAGCCGCCCGAGTTCGGCGAGGAGCAGCTGCGGGAGGACGCCGCGCTGCTCCCCGGGGTCTCGAGCATCGGCACGGGCCCGATCCTCTCCCGGCTGTGGTCGAAGCCGACGGTGACCGTCACCGGCATCGACGCGCCGAGCGTGGCCAACGCCTCCAACACCCTCCTGCCCAGCGTGGCCGTGCGCGTCAGTGCCCGCATCGCCCCCGGCCAGCCGGCCGCCGAGGCCTACGCGGCCCTGGAGGCGCACCTCCGGGCCCACGCGCCCTTCGGCGCCCACGTGGCCATCGACGATGTGGATCTCGGCGACCCCTTCCTCGTGGACACGGCGGGTTGGGCGGCGACCGAGGCGAAGCGGGCCATGGCCGACGCGTGGGGCGCGGACGCGGTCGAGACCGGCATCGGCGGCTCGATCCCGTTCATCGCCGACCTCGTCCGCGAGTTCCCGGGAGCGCAGATCCTGGTCACGGGCGTCGAGGACCCGGACACGCGCGCGCACAGCCCGAACGAGTCGCTCCACCTCGGCGTGTTCAAGCGGGCGGTGCTCGCCGAGGCACTGCTCCTGGCGCGGCTGGACGGGCGGACGCTGTCCTGA
- a CDS encoding ribonuclease HI family protein → MAIVAAADGSALGNPGPAGWAWFVDDAHWAAGGWPHGTNNQGELMAVIDLLEATAHLDDELHIFCDSQYVINSVTKWMAGWKRKGWRKADGSPVLNRELLERLDRELTGRRYRFEWVKGHAGHELNEAADQRARAVALAYQKGDPIPIGPGWPGAARAAVEDADAAVGAGAPAAATTATAADATLTFDLFDGISADESDEEVVARLERELLDPAVRSDASRLAELLHPEFAEIGRSGRLWGRDAIIGELADEPPSAVDLQVLGVDRVSTDALLLTARTVDPRGGALRSSLWVRNGNRWRLRFHQGTPEA, encoded by the coding sequence GTGGCGATCGTCGCCGCGGCCGACGGCTCCGCCCTCGGCAATCCCGGACCGGCCGGGTGGGCCTGGTTCGTCGACGACGCCCACTGGGCGGCCGGAGGCTGGCCCCACGGCACCAACAACCAGGGCGAGCTCATGGCGGTCATCGACCTCCTGGAGGCGACGGCCCATCTCGACGACGAGCTCCACATCTTCTGCGACAGCCAGTACGTCATCAACTCGGTGACGAAGTGGATGGCCGGCTGGAAGCGCAAGGGCTGGAGGAAGGCCGACGGCTCCCCCGTCCTCAACCGTGAGCTGCTCGAGCGGCTCGACCGCGAGCTGACCGGCCGCCGGTACCGGTTCGAGTGGGTCAAGGGCCACGCCGGGCACGAGCTCAACGAGGCAGCGGACCAGCGCGCCCGCGCGGTCGCGCTCGCCTACCAGAAGGGCGACCCGATCCCGATCGGACCGGGATGGCCCGGTGCCGCCCGCGCGGCGGTCGAGGACGCGGATGCGGCGGTCGGAGCCGGCGCACCAGCTGCCGCCACCACAGCTACCGCTGCCGACGCGACGCTGACCTTCGATCTGTTCGACGGCATCTCCGCGGACGAGAGCGACGAGGAGGTGGTCGCCCGGCTGGAGCGCGAGCTCCTCGACCCGGCCGTGCGGTCCGACGCGTCACGTCTCGCCGAGCTGCTCCACCCGGAGTTCGCGGAGATCGGCCGCTCCGGCCGTCTCTGGGGTCGCGACGCGATCATCGGCGAGCTGGCGGACGAGCCGCCCTCGGCCGTCGACCTCCAGGTCCTCGGCGTCGACCGGGTGTCGACCGACGCGCTCCTCCTGACCGCCCGCACCGTCGACCCGCGAGGCGGCGCGCTGCGCAGCTCGCTCTGGGTGCGGAACGGCAACCGGTGGCGGTTACGCTTCCACCAGGGCACGCCGGAGGCGTAG
- the ctaD gene encoding aa3-type cytochrome oxidase subunit I, translating into MTTTAPAPGATTAPRPAPSFLTASGVERKGNIFVNYITSTDHKTIGYMYLISSFVYFLIGGVMALIIRAQLFEPGLQVVQTKEQYNQLFTMHGTIMLLMFATPLFAGFANVLMPLQIGAPDVAFPRLNALAYWFYSFGSLIAVAGFLTPQGAASFGWFAYAPLSSTTFSPGIGGNLWVLGLGLSGFGTILGAVNFITTIITMRAPGMTMFRMPIFTWNTLVTSILVLMAFPVLAAALFALAADRVFDAHVYDAANGGALLWQHLFWFFGHPEVYIIALPFFGIVSEIFPVFSRKPVFGYKTLIYATIAIAALSVTVWAHHMYVTGSVLLPWFSLMTMLIAVPTGVKIFNWIGTMWRGSLTFESPMLWSIGFLITFTFGGLTGVILASPPLDFHVSDTYFVVAHFHYVVFGTVVFAMFAGFYFWWPKWTGKMLNDRLGKWHFWLLFIGFHTTFLIQHWLGVVGMPRRYATYLPSDGFTWMNQVSSIGAGILAISMIPFFVNVYLTARNAPKVTVNDPWGYGRSLEWATSCPPPRHNFTSIPRIRSESPAFDLNHPEAGIPIGVGPAKDAPEAPVHDIANDEVR; encoded by the coding sequence ATGACGACAACAGCACCGGCACCCGGCGCGACGACGGCCCCCCGGCCCGCGCCCTCGTTCCTCACCGCCTCCGGTGTCGAGCGCAAGGGCAACATCTTCGTCAACTACATCACCTCGACCGACCACAAGACGATCGGGTACATGTACCTGATCTCGTCGTTCGTGTACTTCCTGATCGGCGGCGTGATGGCGCTGATCATCCGCGCGCAGCTGTTCGAGCCGGGCCTGCAGGTCGTGCAGACCAAGGAGCAGTACAACCAGCTGTTCACCATGCACGGCACGATCATGCTGCTGATGTTCGCGACCCCGCTGTTCGCCGGTTTCGCCAACGTGCTCATGCCGCTGCAGATCGGGGCCCCCGACGTCGCGTTTCCGCGGCTCAACGCGCTCGCCTACTGGTTCTACTCGTTCGGCTCGCTGATCGCCGTCGCCGGGTTCCTCACCCCGCAGGGAGCCGCATCGTTCGGCTGGTTCGCCTACGCCCCGCTCTCGAGCACGACGTTCTCTCCAGGCATCGGCGGCAACCTCTGGGTGCTCGGGCTCGGTCTCTCCGGCTTCGGAACGATCCTCGGCGCGGTGAACTTCATCACGACGATCATCACGATGCGCGCCCCCGGCATGACGATGTTCCGCATGCCCATCTTCACGTGGAACACGCTGGTCACCTCGATCCTCGTGCTCATGGCGTTCCCCGTCCTCGCGGCCGCACTGTTCGCGCTGGCGGCGGACCGGGTCTTCGACGCGCACGTCTACGACGCGGCCAACGGAGGCGCGCTGCTCTGGCAGCACCTCTTCTGGTTCTTCGGGCACCCCGAGGTGTACATCATCGCGCTGCCGTTCTTCGGCATCGTCTCGGAGATCTTCCCCGTCTTCAGCCGCAAGCCGGTCTTCGGGTACAAGACGCTGATCTACGCGACGATCGCCATCGCGGCCCTGTCCGTCACGGTCTGGGCCCACCACATGTATGTGACCGGCTCTGTGCTGCTGCCCTGGTTCTCCCTGATGACGATGCTCATCGCGGTTCCGACCGGTGTGAAGATCTTCAACTGGATCGGCACGATGTGGCGCGGCTCGCTGACCTTCGAGTCGCCGATGCTCTGGTCGATCGGCTTCCTGATCACCTTCACCTTCGGCGGTCTCACCGGCGTCATCCTCGCCTCCCCGCCGCTCGACTTCCACGTCTCCGACACGTACTTCGTGGTCGCTCACTTCCACTACGTGGTCTTCGGCACCGTGGTGTTCGCCATGTTCGCCGGCTTCTACTTCTGGTGGCCGAAGTGGACGGGCAAGATGCTCAACGACCGTCTCGGCAAGTGGCACTTCTGGCTGCTGTTCATCGGGTTCCACACCACCTTCCTGATCCAGCACTGGCTCGGTGTGGTGGGCATGCCCCGACGCTATGCCACCTACCTTCCGAGCGACGGCTTCACGTGGATGAACCAGGTCTCCTCGATCGGCGCGGGCATCCTCGCGATCTCGATGATCCCGTTCTTCGTCAACGTGTACCTCACAGCGCGCAACGCGCCGAAGGTCACCGTGAACGACCCGTGGGGCTACGGCCGCTCGCTCGAGTGGGCCACCAGCTGCCCGCCGCCCCGCCACAACTTCACGTCGATCCCCCGGATCCGTTCGGAGTCGCCGGCGTTCGATCTCAACCACCCCGAGGCGGGCATCCCGATCGGCGTCGGTCCCGCGAAGGACGCCCCGGAGGCTCCTGTGCACGAC
- a CDS encoding flavin reductase family protein, with translation MNSAAPDRPTDPTPDLAAFRQAFRRHAAGVAVITAQDAAGAPVGFTATSLASLAAVPPLATFNMALSASSWPAIAETERVVVHMLGARNKAVAEILSADNTQRFLGDHWFRGPHGLPVLRDVTAWMVGRIVERFPVHNSAVVVVQIEQGELGPEDAPLLYHERRYHRPTELG, from the coding sequence ATGAACAGCGCAGCGCCGGACCGACCGACCGATCCCACGCCCGACCTCGCGGCCTTCCGGCAGGCGTTCCGCCGTCACGCCGCCGGCGTGGCGGTCATCACCGCTCAGGACGCCGCCGGCGCACCGGTCGGCTTCACGGCGACCTCACTCGCGTCGCTCGCCGCCGTGCCGCCGCTCGCGACGTTCAACATGGCGTTGTCCGCCTCCAGCTGGCCGGCGATCGCCGAGACCGAGCGCGTCGTCGTCCACATGCTCGGCGCCCGCAACAAGGCGGTCGCGGAGATCCTCTCGGCGGACAACACGCAGCGCTTCCTCGGAGACCACTGGTTCCGGGGTCCGCACGGGCTCCCCGTGCTGCGGGACGTCACCGCGTGGATGGTCGGCCGGATCGTCGAGCGCTTCCCGGTGCACAACAGCGCCGTCGTCGTCGTCCAGATCGAGCAGGGCGAGCTGGGACCCGAGGACGCGCCGCTCCTCTACCACGAGCGCCGCTACCACCGTCCCACCGAACTGGGCTGA
- the nrdR gene encoding transcriptional regulator NrdR: protein MFCPFCRHPDSRVIDSRTSDDGLSIRRRRQCPECGRRFSTTETASLSVIKRSGVVEPFSREKIVLGVRKACQGRPVTDSDLAVLAQKVEETIRSTGASQIEANDIGLAILPELRELDEVAYLRFASVYQAFDSLEDFEEAIQSLRVAHRAEPVDAPS from the coding sequence ATGTTCTGCCCGTTCTGCCGCCACCCCGACTCCCGCGTCATCGACTCCCGGACGAGCGACGACGGACTCTCGATCCGGCGGCGCCGGCAGTGCCCCGAGTGCGGGAGGCGCTTTTCGACGACCGAGACGGCGAGCCTCAGCGTCATCAAGCGCAGCGGCGTGGTGGAGCCGTTCAGTCGCGAGAAGATCGTCCTCGGTGTGCGGAAGGCCTGCCAGGGCCGTCCGGTGACCGACTCCGACCTGGCCGTGCTGGCGCAGAAGGTGGAGGAGACGATCCGGTCGACCGGCGCCTCCCAGATCGAGGCGAACGACATCGGCCTGGCGATCCTGCCCGAGCTCCGCGAGCTCGACGAGGTCGCCTACCTGCGTTTCGCCAGCGTCTACCAGGCGTTCGATTCCCTCGAGGACTTCGAGGAGGCGATCCAGTCGCTGCGGGTGGCGCACCGGGCTGAGCCCGTCGACGCCCCGTCCTGA
- the hisD gene encoding histidinol dehydrogenase — protein MIQTIDLRGVQPTRAAFERLVPRPVVDVRAAMAVAAELIDDVRARGASALAAQAGRFDGVVPESVRVPQSQIDAAVEALAAPVRAALEEAIDRVRRATAVQVPPPAETVIRPGATIVQRWQPVERAGLYVPGGKAVYPSSVVMNAVPAQVAGVTSVALASPPQRQFGGAVHPVILGAAGLLGIDEVYAMGGAGAIGALAYGVEDLGLEPVQVITGPGNIYVAAAKRVVRGQTGIDSEAGTTEILVIADASADPGYVAADLVSQAEHDEAAASVLVTDSPELASRVEAALETVAAATKHAERVRTALGGRQSALVLVDDLEAAAAFSDAYGPEHLEIQTEDPDATLGLIHNAGAIFLGPTSPVSLGDYLAGSNHVLPTGGQARFSPGLGAYSFLRPQQVVRYDREALGEVADRIVALSSAEDLPAHGEAITARFPA, from the coding sequence ATGATCCAGACCATCGACCTCCGCGGTGTCCAGCCTACTCGCGCGGCCTTCGAGCGCCTCGTCCCCCGTCCCGTCGTCGACGTGCGGGCGGCGATGGCCGTCGCGGCCGAGCTGATCGACGACGTCCGGGCACGCGGTGCGTCCGCCCTGGCCGCGCAGGCAGGGCGCTTCGACGGCGTCGTGCCCGAGTCGGTGCGCGTTCCGCAGTCGCAGATCGATGCCGCGGTCGAGGCGCTGGCCGCCCCGGTGCGCGCCGCCCTCGAGGAGGCGATCGACCGGGTCCGCCGCGCGACCGCGGTCCAGGTGCCGCCTCCGGCGGAGACGGTCATCCGCCCGGGCGCGACCATCGTGCAGCGCTGGCAGCCGGTCGAGCGGGCGGGGTTGTACGTGCCCGGCGGCAAGGCCGTGTACCCGTCGAGCGTCGTCATGAACGCCGTTCCGGCCCAGGTCGCGGGCGTGACCTCGGTCGCGCTGGCGAGCCCGCCGCAGCGCCAGTTCGGGGGAGCGGTGCACCCCGTGATCCTCGGCGCCGCCGGTCTGCTCGGCATCGACGAGGTCTACGCCATGGGCGGCGCGGGCGCGATCGGGGCGCTCGCGTACGGCGTCGAAGACCTGGGCCTCGAGCCGGTCCAGGTGATCACCGGGCCGGGCAACATCTATGTCGCCGCGGCGAAGCGCGTGGTCCGCGGACAGACGGGGATCGACTCGGAGGCCGGGACGACCGAGATCCTCGTGATCGCCGATGCCTCGGCCGACCCGGGTTACGTGGCCGCCGATCTCGTGAGCCAGGCCGAGCACGACGAGGCGGCCGCCTCCGTGCTCGTCACCGACAGCCCGGAGCTCGCGTCCCGCGTCGAGGCCGCGCTCGAGACGGTGGCCGCCGCCACCAAGCATGCCGAACGCGTCCGGACCGCTCTCGGTGGTCGCCAGTCGGCGCTCGTGCTGGTCGACGACCTCGAGGCCGCCGCCGCGTTCAGCGACGCCTACGGTCCCGAGCACCTCGAGATCCAGACGGAGGACCCGGATGCGACGCTCGGCCTGATCCACAACGCGGGGGCCATCTTCCTCGGCCCGACCTCGCCGGTCAGCCTCGGCGATTACCTCGCGGGCTCCAACCACGTCCTCCCCACCGGCGGTCAGGCGAGATTCTCGCCCGGTCTCGGCGCCTACTCGTTCCTCCGCCCGCAGCAGGTGGTCCGGTACGACCGCGAGGCACTGGGTGAGGTCGCCGACCGGATCGTCGCCCTCTCCAGCGCCGAGGACCTCCCCGCGCACGGCGAGGCGATCACGGCCCGCTTCCCGGCCTAG
- the ctaC gene encoding aa3-type cytochrome oxidase subunit II has protein sequence MRHNRRLRWAAIPIAATLVVALAGCTQAQLHGFLPGFVEGEQPVTNHTERISGLWVTSWIVLLIVGVIVWGLVLWAVIVYRRRKGQTGLPVQLRYNMPIEIFYTVVPLILVLGFFAFTARDQNAIEQPYAHPDLKIQVYAKQWAWDFNYVSDNVYDPGVQVQPDDNSATPGAVQEGKVPTLYLPENKKITIQLDSRDVIHSFWVPAFLYKKDVIPGKTNYMYFSTTGRTGTFVGKCAELCGEYHSAMLFNVKIVSQQEYDAHIQSLRDQGYNGQLGSQYDRNQNLPGTVAPQGGK, from the coding sequence GTGCGTCACAATCGCCGTCTCCGATGGGCTGCCATCCCGATCGCCGCGACGCTCGTCGTGGCGCTCGCGGGCTGCACGCAGGCCCAGCTGCACGGATTCCTCCCGGGCTTCGTCGAGGGCGAGCAGCCCGTCACGAACCACACCGAGCGCATCAGCGGCCTGTGGGTGACCAGCTGGATCGTCCTGCTCATCGTCGGCGTCATCGTCTGGGGTCTCGTGCTCTGGGCCGTCATCGTCTACCGCCGTCGCAAGGGCCAGACCGGCCTCCCCGTGCAGCTCCGGTACAACATGCCGATCGAGATCTTCTACACGGTCGTCCCGCTGATCCTCGTGCTGGGCTTCTTCGCCTTCACCGCCCGCGACCAGAACGCGATCGAGCAGCCGTACGCCCACCCCGACCTCAAGATCCAGGTCTACGCCAAGCAGTGGGCGTGGGACTTCAACTACGTCTCCGACAACGTGTACGACCCGGGTGTCCAGGTCCAGCCGGACGACAACAGCGCGACCCCCGGCGCGGTCCAGGAGGGCAAGGTCCCGACCCTCTACCTCCCCGAGAACAAGAAGATCACCATCCAGCTCGACTCGCGCGACGTGATCCACTCGTTCTGGGTTCCGGCCTTCCTCTACAAGAAGGACGTCATCCCGGGCAAGACCAACTACATGTACTTCTCGACGACCGGGCGCACCGGGACCTTCGTCGGCAAGTGCGCCGAGCTCTGCGGCGAGTACCACTCGGCCATGCTCTTCAATGTGAAGATCGTGTCGCAGCAGGAGTACGACGCCCACATCCAGAGCCTCCGCGACCAGGGCTACAACGGGCAGCTCGGCTCGCAGTACGACCGCAACCAGAACCTCCCCGGCACGGTCGCCCCGCAGGGCGGCAAGTGA
- a CDS encoding quinone-dependent dihydroorotate dehydrogenase, with the protein MYRALFSLVLSKLDPERAHHLAFLVIRALPAIGLGAIVRRFTAPDPSLAVEALGLRFASPFGVAAGFDKDGEAVLGLGELGFGHVEVGTITALPQPGNDKPRLFRLIPDRAVINRMGFNNRGAGRAADRLLAVRRSRLRPVLGVNIGKSRVVAVEDATADYLTSARALAPVADYLVVNVSSPNTPGLRGLQEEELLAPLLTAVKDAAGDTPLLVKIAPDLSDEQVVAIARLVVSLGLAGIIATNTTISRDGLRTDPAVVEAAGAGGLSGAPLAARSLEVLTLIRRNVPSELCVISVGGVETAEDVQRRLDAGATLVQGYTAFLYRGPLWAREINRGLLRLRRALVEA; encoded by the coding sequence ATGTATCGCGCACTCTTCTCCCTCGTCCTGTCCAAGCTCGATCCCGAGCGGGCGCACCATCTGGCGTTCCTCGTGATCCGCGCACTCCCCGCGATCGGGCTCGGCGCCATCGTTCGCCGCTTCACCGCGCCCGACCCCTCGCTGGCGGTCGAGGCGCTCGGTCTCCGGTTCGCGTCCCCGTTCGGCGTCGCGGCGGGCTTCGACAAAGACGGGGAGGCGGTGCTCGGCCTGGGCGAGCTGGGCTTCGGTCACGTGGAGGTCGGCACGATCACGGCGCTCCCTCAGCCGGGCAACGACAAGCCCCGGCTGTTCCGGTTGATCCCCGACCGCGCCGTGATCAATCGCATGGGCTTCAACAACCGCGGTGCGGGCCGAGCCGCCGACCGCCTCCTCGCCGTCCGCCGGTCGAGGCTGCGCCCCGTCCTCGGCGTCAACATCGGCAAGAGTCGGGTCGTCGCCGTGGAGGACGCGACGGCCGACTACCTGACCAGCGCCCGCGCTCTGGCTCCCGTCGCCGACTACCTGGTCGTGAACGTCAGCTCGCCGAACACTCCCGGCCTCCGCGGGCTCCAGGAGGAGGAGCTGCTCGCGCCCCTTCTGACCGCCGTCAAGGACGCCGCGGGCGACACGCCGCTGCTGGTCAAGATCGCGCCCGACCTGAGCGACGAGCAGGTCGTCGCGATCGCGCGTCTCGTCGTGAGCCTCGGGCTCGCCGGCATCATCGCCACCAACACGACGATCTCGCGGGACGGTCTCCGCACCGATCCCGCGGTGGTCGAGGCCGCTGGAGCGGGCGGCCTCTCGGGCGCGCCCCTCGCCGCGCGGTCGCTCGAGGTGCTGACGCTGATCCGCCGGAACGTCCCTTCCGAGCTCTGCGTCATCTCCGTCGGGGGCGTCGAGACCGCGGAAGACGTCCAGCGACGGCTCGACGCGGGTGCGACGCTCGTGCAGGGCTACACGGCCTTCCTCTACCGCGGGCCGCTCTGGGCCAGGGAGATCAACCGCGGGCTGCTACGCCTCCGGCGTGCCCTGGTGGAAGCGTAA
- a CDS encoding DUF3043 domain-containing protein, with product MAKRQNPADAAQPPVAETPEQTAARLSQGKGAPTPSRREQEAARKRPLVPTDRKEAARAARQKQAEAREKARLGMAAGDDRYLTARDRGPQRRFVRDYVDARFSIGEFLIPVMLLVIVLTFLPWQAVQVYGLFALWAFFLIAVIDCVLLGFLVTRRVGEKFGKTKVERGLRWYAAMRALQLRVMRLPKPQVKRGQYPN from the coding sequence TTGGCGAAACGACAGAACCCGGCCGACGCGGCGCAGCCGCCCGTCGCCGAGACCCCGGAACAGACCGCTGCGCGGCTGTCGCAGGGCAAGGGCGCCCCCACGCCCTCGCGCCGCGAGCAGGAGGCCGCCCGCAAGCGGCCCCTGGTGCCGACCGACCGCAAGGAGGCGGCCCGCGCAGCGCGCCAGAAGCAGGCCGAGGCCCGTGAGAAGGCGCGCCTCGGCATGGCAGCCGGCGACGACCGCTACCTCACCGCTCGTGACCGCGGGCCGCAGCGCCGCTTCGTGCGCGACTACGTCGACGCGCGCTTCAGCATCGGCGAGTTCCTCATCCCGGTGATGCTCCTCGTCATCGTCCTGACGTTCCTCCCCTGGCAGGCCGTTCAGGTGTACGGCCTGTTCGCGCTCTGGGCGTTCTTCCTGATCGCGGTCATCGACTGCGTCCTGCTCGGCTTCCTCGTCACGCGCCGCGTCGGCGAGAAGTTCGGCAAGACGAAGGTCGAGCGCGGTCTCCGCTGGTATGCCGCGATGCGGGCGCTGCAGCTCCGGGTCATGCGCCTGCCCAAGCCGCAGGTCAAGCGCGGCCAGTACCCGAACTGA